DNA from Debaryomyces hansenii CBS767 chromosome A complete sequence:
AAGCATAGATTTCTACGGAGGTTTATTTTGGCATCTCAAGCGAGGTGATAGAGACGTCTATGAGGCGAGAAGATATTTTTAAACATGAAATTTAGACAGTTGGATAGGGGGATTCCAGGTGGACAGAAGATTTCAGTTCAGGCAGGATTCAGTCCAGTGCTATGAGTAGAACATTTATGTCTTCCTAGGGCGTATTAGACTCGCAGGCgagattttattttttgagACAGATATTGTCAGAAGGCTTCATGAAGTTATCTTATATTTTCAGTACTCTAAATAACCATAGGGCTCTCCACGGACAGTCATACCTAATATATATCGTCGTACGTGCCGTTTAGTACGAATAGTAGGCTGCAACATCTGCTCGTTTTTGTGTAACTAACACTTCAGTGAAGTCATCTACAAGAAGCTGGTACTAAGATAGCGGTATCAGGTAGATAAAAGGCTACCATGGCCACTTCAAAATCACCACCATACAAAATCGTGATACTTGGAGACTCGTCTGTCGGGAAAACGTCGTTAGTTCATAGGTTCACGACCAATAAGTTTGACGAACATACGGCTAATACTATCGGAGCAGCATTTATTACAAAGGAACATCATTCGAATAATAACCCGGAAAAGAAAgtgaaatttgaaatatggGATACGGCAGGACAAGAAAGATATAGATCGTTAACTCCCATGTATTATCGTAACGCAAAAACGGCGTTAGTATGCTTTGATTTGTCTAATATGGAGGAGACATTTGATAAGGCCAAATATTGGATAGAACAATTGCAAATCAACGCAAACGACCAGGATATAAAAATTAAACTAATAGGGAATAAGAATGATATAGATTCGCTGCTGGACCCTTCAGATTATATATCAAGTCTTGCGAGTActatgaaattttataaaacCAGTGCTAAAACAGGCGAAGGAATAGACGAGTTATTCGATGAAGTAGTAGATGACATTGATGAAGAGTTCTTTACAGAGTACTACAAAAATCAAGATAACGAAGCAAATAATTCGCAACGACCAGGCATGATAAATGTTTTCAATTCTAGGTTTGGGGATActacaaataataataaatgcTGTTGATGTGTAAATAATACTTTATAAATACAAGATGGAAGTAAATGCAATGTAATATAATGCTCATAATCCTAACCCTTTTTGTCTCCAGTAGTCTCTTTTAATATCtttatctaaattattcttttgtttATCAGAGTCTTGGGTTTCGGTATCTTCCTCTTTTTTTTCCTTAGGatcgtcttcttcatcctcaGATGGCACATTGATGCTCATAAAATCGGCTACTTTCTTTTTATTCGGATCTTCAGGTTTTATTTCCTGTGCAAATGTGGTGTCTTCTTCACTTTCAACCGTCATGTCggaaaaataatatttattattaccatTGGCACCGTCactttcatcatcatcatttccTTCCTCATTTTCATGATTAATTAATGCATCATTAGTGACCTTATGTCTATCATCGTTGAAATCTCTTTCTTTACCTCTATACTTAATAATATCACCTAGAATCAGCTGCCCAATTCTGGACTTATAAGATGCACCATTTAATTCGTAGCATTTATCaaccaataattgaaatgCACCTCCAAATGCCTTCTTTAAATCTCTTAAATTATAAGAAGATCGTGTTATATTATTAGCTGGATCAGAAGGGTCTTGTATTATGATGGAAAATGgatttcttgaagtatTCAAAACTGGATGTTTTCTTTTTAGCAAGTATTTTGGAAGATCAGTTTCTGTATCAATTGCAATGATTAAATTGTCGTAAGAAAAATTACGTCCAtacaattcaaaaaattctaTTAACAAAGAACCCAAATTGTCCAACACCGCCATATTTTTAGTAGATAGTCTTGGGTGTAGCTTTAAGAAGTGATAACATAATATGATAGTCGAATATCCACCTAATCCTCCTACATGGACATTGTTTAACTTACGCGACCTCAAAAACTGTTTCACGATAAGGACTAGTTCTCGCAAACCAGGAGTGGATGACAACCATCTTCTAATCTTCTTAGCAGCATCAATACCATTAGTTCTTTCGAAAGATATATCTATATGGATATTAGAAGTTGGATCCACGAATTTAATAATGGGAACCTTGGCCTTGGCGATCACTTCTATATTTTTTGCTaactttttatttcttaaaAATGACGATAACTGGTACAATCTCGATCTATGCTCATAGTCTCCAGTTTCTGATACAACAACCATATCTATATCCGAGCCTggtaaatataaatcagTAGCACAAGATCCAAATACATGAAGCTCAGTAGCAGGCCAAAATTGCCCAATTTGTTGTTTCAACTGGTTGACAACTCTATTTCTGGTCATAATTTCCGCCTCAGACGGAGATATGTAATTGAcaaaatctttaatttccATAGTGAACCAGTCCGCAATTTCCTTTTGTTTCGAGTGGTCATGGTCTTTAATCCATGGGTATAACGATTTGGTGGTGGTTTGCGTATGAATCGTGCCtgattcatcatcacttAGTACCCCATCATCGGaataatcatcataatcGTTACGTTCAGGagcatcttcttctgacGAGCTGAAGCCAAATTCTATGAAATCTTGATTCTTGGCTAACTCATTATTTACAAACTTTTGCTTCTTCGATGCCGGCTCTTCCAGATCTTCCGGCTTGTCATCATCGGATACTATCACAACACCTTCCTCCTCATCATCCGACTCAACGAATACCATTTCTGGTTCCCTGGAATTTGATTTAAAGTCAAACTTCAAACTTGAGTCTGATTCATTATCACTCGATGGTAATgcttcatatttattttcaatcgGTATTATCCCACCACTTTTACTCGtcttttttctttgctTCTTAGACTTAAGCTTGACTGGAGGAGATTCTCTCTTCCTTTTGGATACCATCATCTACACGTCTAGAGAGAAATACTATTAATTACTTAAATAGTTGAAGATAAATGCtgtatatattttgatggactatcaaaaaattttcgGTCATGTGATCCGATATGTAATTGCAGCTTATATAGCTAAGGCCATTGATAAACTGAATGCTAATATCAAACAGGATACCCTTGCAAATTTAGACTCCAATAATAGTAAATCCGTAGAAAACAAAACTAAAACTAAAATTTTGACCATCAATTTGTAGgtataaaaaatattatactCAATGATATCGAAAAGCAAAATGTTTAGCATGTAGCCTAAGATCATGCAAAAGTTGAAGATATTTGACTTAGTGACAGCAGATGATATAAAAGCATCTCTAGTGGGTACTTGTACGGAATAATCATCGTCATATTCGGAACTGGCTATATCATGTACGTCATCGTCCTCTGAGGTAATGTCGTCAGattgatatataaaatcTGGATCAATGGCCTCTTCAGGTTGAGATGGATTTATTGCAGGAATTAGACCGAATTtgtttgtttcttcttcaggATTGTCTTGAATTATCTCATTTTCGGCTATAAATCTTTTCCATTTCATGGCTTCCAAGAATTTTATCACATCGCCTGACAATAATCGGTTTGGTGGTGAATTCTCCGGTTCTTTAGAATCATCACCTTTTATCATTAAGTATATTagcttttcaaaatcactCACGCAGCTTTCATCAAACTCATTAGTTCCTGGTTTGATTTGGACAGATGACACAAACCATTCGTGGAATTTGGTAGCATTTAGGTCAAAGTACCATTCGAGAATTTTGTCCCTGATGAGCTGTGGGTCTAACTCACCTTTAATCATATGTGAAAAAGGTAGTATTCCAGCACATAACCAGCACAATATTAATCCTAACGAATAGATATCACTCTCATAAGTGAATTCgtttataaaatattgtcGTTCACTACCAAGAGACGGAtcaaaattagaaaataacCAAAGTTCTGGTGCTGTGAATTCAAGAGTACCTGTGTTTCCACGACgttcgtcttcatctttattcACGTCTTTAATGGATACATCATCCGCTGGAATGTTATGcttattaataaattggcCTTCCCCAAAATCAGATACCAAGACCTTTGGCAATTTTGAAAGCTCTCCgtttaattcattttcgCACCCATAAATCCGATTATCAATAGGATTATTATCATACTTGTTATCCAATAAACAATTGGATGGTTTGAGATCACGATGAAGGATTCCGTgcaaatgcaaataatgcaCACCTTTTGCAACATCCCtaaaaaatttccaaatttcaatacATCCTAACcaaaatttcttattttccTTACTTTCTGGATCCATATCTTCAAGTTTCTGATTAGAATTTTTACGTACCGATCTACGGCGTTGTCGTTCCAAATCAAGTTGCTCTTTAGCACTTAAATGCAATTCACGTAAGAATACTTTTTCTATAAGGTCTTCTAAATGCCCGCCATCACAATATTGCTGAAGAATGAAGACATAAGGGATactattatcaaattctgaatttttttgtttatctGGCAAGAAGTAAGTCTTCAGGTCTTGGATATCACCCAACTCTAACCAAACATGATTATAccttattaaattattctcATTAGCTCCTTGTATGGATAGCTCGTATAAAATAAGTACTTCATTTAAAACTTGTTCTAGTAGTTCAATCTTATCTCCTATGCTAATTCTTTTTACTGCATACGTTCCAAGCTTTATATCATTCAATACATGAACCACTTTATATACCTGCGAATGGGCACCAGATCCAAGCATAAATGGGGGAActtttttgaaaaatcttttgaaataaccttggttgaatatattttctggTAGAGTAGAGGCTGATCTGACCCTAGGTTTTTGATTATAAGGTAGCTTTCCTAACAACTTAAAATAATCATGATGCATAAAACCTTCTGggaaattcttcatcatgGCCTTCCTACTATCAGGACCCGATTTCAATGAGTCCATTAGTTCATTCAGTGCATCACTTTTACTTCTCTTAGACGTTTCGCCAATATTCGAATGTTCAGACCATGCAAACCCACAACTCGGACATTTTATATGACTATGGGGGTTGTTATTTCCATACCTTGTTCCGCTACTGCGATCTTCACTACGAACTAGatctattttattattctgACCCTCGTTTGCAGTTGAGACTAATTGAAGCGTATTATCCTGATTATCATGGAGCACTAAAATACCGTGGTTCGGATCGTGATAGACTATTTCGTTGCTTGAATTATACGGAACTATTGACATATAGACTTTTTGAAATCACAAGCAAAGATAAAtagaatcaattgaaattaatataaccgtatatatttgtttcaaaaCAATGAATCATTAGACTATTGTAAATTCGAACCTCGTATAAACTTGATTGCAATCAGTCttgttttaaataaaattggaTCATACTGCACAAAGAATATCTACGCTTTCAATTATCATAAATTACTATCGTACATTAATTATGCTATTTAAGACTCTACGGAGTCAATATTCCTCATACGAAGAATAAATGTCATCAACTTAGTTtccaattgatatttttcacTTTGAGGAATACGTGAAATTTCGACGTCAGACATATTTTCGATATAAGAAGTAAGATTATTAGCAGCTTCGCATGGCTGCAATTCagaattttcattagtGGTAGACCCTTCGTCTTGTGGTCCATTATCTGAGTCTTCCTTTTCCTTAAGATTTTGCGAGTCAATTTCGTCGTCCTCACCTATGGTTGAAAGgaaattattagattttGAATCTGATTCTGGAGTGAAGTCTTCAGATCTGTCTCCAACATGCACAGGAGGCAGGTTTGGTATCATGGAATTATAGCTATCCGATAATTGTATACTGCTTGAGGTTTCGGTATTACTTGGCTCTGCTAATGCAGTCGAAGTTGCTCTGAAGTCCTGAGTATCAAAAGTAGGCGGTGCCGTTTGATCGCTCGTTGCAGAGCATTGTATCTCATCATTTTCTATCGAATCGTTGACATCTTTTCGAAATTGGTCACTGGAAGATACATGAACGATATGGTTGTCCAAATTTGAGTTTCCTGTACTTTCGTCGGTCATTGAAATACCAGATTCTGGTGCTGAAGTTCCATTATCATTCTTCTCATCGGAAGGAAATTCATTTTGcttttgtttctttctACCACTGatttcgtcttcatcataACAGGTCTTGCGCTTATAATTAGTAGACTCTTGATCGTCTGTATTTTCAATGTCGTCAGACAGATCTGACGATTCACGGCTCGAAAATCCATTTTGGATCACTTTGCTGTAGTCATTACTGCTAggagaaattgattttcttgTCCTGTCAAGAGTTTCTGGGGGGGAACTAGGTTCATCTTCTACAAGGTCAAATTCGttgattgaattttgaGACATTGAGCTCGCCTCGAGTTGtgaaatatcatcatcgttAAATGAAGAGGGTATTTGAACTTCACTTTTTATATGATCCAAGTCAATAGTTTCTTCATTGCCACTAGGTGATATGCAACTTTCAGAATTAGAACCATTATCGGGGGAACTTTTGTTCAAATTCGACTTAGCGTTTCTTCTTGCCTTTTTAATTGGTGTTGCTGGAGAAAGCTTGGCGTTTAACATAGCTGTAAACGAATGAATATCAAAGTTTGGATTTACTTCTGGAGCTGGTGTATTCTCTTTTTTGACTTTAATGTTGGTCTTCTTTTTTGGCTTCGGCTTAGCTACTGATTTAGACCTCTTTCGGTTTGCTTTTGATTTGGTCAGATTATCAATTTCCAATTGACTTATATCAGAACCGGATGACATATTCCTCTTTTCGTAACGGTTAGTTTTACtatctttatttgaattagaAAACAGCTTAGGAATTGCAATGTTCTCAATTGACTCAATTGTTTCCATATCGTCCATTTGTAAGTCTTTAGAACAGTCAGGAGCGGCAATTATCTGTGTATTATCCTCTTTACCACTTACCTCTGAGTTTTTCGAATCACCGGGTGATGCTGGTCCCGTTTGATTAAGAAGTTCACTATCAAAATATAGCTTAGAATTATCTGTAAGCCATgcttttttcaataatggtAACCTGTCccatttattttgaatatgcGATCTTACGTCTAATCCTACTTCATAAGATgaaacaagaaaatcatCTAGCAACTTGAAATTTCCTGATTCAACAATATTAGAGAGATATGAATTCCAAACCAGACGAAATTCGAACTGGCGAAAGCCTTCTAAAGCcttaaattttttcattatattttttcttAAATTGTAAAGTTCAAGATCAAACCGCTTATCAATAAGAAACTTGAGGATTTCAAAAAACTCCTCGTCGTTTTCAAACCTGGAAATTATCAAGTTTAGTGGAATTTGTTTGAGGTGTGGATGTGGCGCATTGTGAACTAGTTCAACGAAGTATTTAAATATAGGTATTGTCcacaattgaatatctaAGATTCCGGATACACGCTCAAATTCGGTAGCACTGAGTAACACAATAGATTGTATTAACTTTTTAGCTATCGACTCATAGTCTTTGGatattatttggaaaaGGTTTCCAGCCAATTCTAATTCGAGATTCGAAGCAGCATTTATCTTTCTACTATTCAAAGCTGACACTATAAAGTTTTTCAATCCAGCATGCGTATTATATTCTTGTAATTTGAccaattcaagaagaaatattaaattcttcgaatCACGGATCGCCAAATGGATTGACTccaagaaatcaaaagcTTGTAGTTCTTCCATGTCACTCAaacaattattaataattagaatataaatattagtTGCATTTGAACGCGTACCATTTTTCTCTATTAAATTCGAAGCATCGAAAGTATCGTTCAAATTAAGCATGAGCTTTTGAatagaagaatatgaaagtTTGTTATGTTTGAATAGGACACTTAAAACATTGGGTAAATTGTCGATTATATCTTGAGTGGCATCGGAAGgttttatttctttcttggtGATCAGCTTCAAggaattcaaaaaattgttgaaaaattccaaCTTTGAATCTATAGTCAATCCTTCCAATTTAAAAACAATGTTTATGTTTTGCAAAATTCTATCAAACTTACTGAATATCCATTTAGGACTTACTGGGCTAATATCATTTAGACTTATGGATTCATTAGAAAGACATCTCATTTCATTGAATGGCTTTTCATTAGTAGATACTGATGGTTTTATTAAGCGTGTCAAAATCTTTAGACCTAACTCATTCATGTACGTATTAGATAACTCTTTCTTAAAGTAAAAGTTTATAAATACTGACTGAATAATCTTATCCCAGTATACGTGAACATATCtagatgaatttaataCCAGTGGGTTGAGTAAGGTGTATAtgattgataaaaataagtTATGTGACGAATCAATGAtttctttttgattttccACAGCAGAAATATTAAGTAACGGATGAATCAATAACTTAATTTTTGGCTTTAAAATGTTATTTATGGCTTGTGGTTTTGATTTACTGCTTTTACTATTTGGActtgaatcaattaaacATCTGATGCTGTCTAGATCATTGTGACACACGTTGAATATGACCGCTTTCCAACTGTTCAACGCGATCATTTTAgctgaattattattcacaTTGAAACACGATTTGTGTACTCTTAACCAATCTGATAGAAAAGGCCAATTTTCGTATCCTGAGCCACTATCACtggataataatgttaCACCTACCCATATATCCATGGCCGATTTATACTGGCCATTTCCAATTAAAGTTTCAAGGGTGGATATTATAAAATGTATCACTAGATTTTCATCAGACTTAGTAGTAGGTGCTTCGGGTGATACTGAAATAGTTGAGTCTGAGGTTATCGATTTAACTGTTGAAGGTAAAGGAGAAGCTAACAAACGTCTCactgaaaataaaacattCTTATTATCCAAATAGTTCCTAGCGACCTCGAGTAACACCAGAATCCCCATACCGATGACTTTTGAATATAACGGGGAAGAAAGATCGCATAAGTTCATAAggaaaaattcaaaccaATGCTTAAAATTATTAGCCATCATAACAGGGAAGTTCAGtactaaatttttcaaagttaCGAACTCTTCAACGACTAATGACGAGCTTACAAATTTCCTCATGTTAAGCAAACTTTGGAGAATAAGTTCCAGGATATTagcattttcattttgattGTTAAATattagcttcttcttcttgttattaaatttgcaaTCCTTTAGTATGCTAAGATATGGTATTATTAACGTCTTCGATATTGTTGGTTTAACAATTGTTTTGCAACAGTGTACGTAAAACCACTTTGcatcttcaattgatacaaaattattcaattcttgatcCAACATGATAAAGTTGATTACTTTTAATGCTTGACTGATAATACGAATACTAAATGGGTCATTTTTGCTGGGGGAATAGTTGTTTTCCTTCTCTTCATTTTCGCAAAATAGTTTTAACTCGATTTGCTTAACGTCTCTTTGTATAAATGCTGATAAAGTATGAATGTACGTATTATCCATAAAAGACGTAGAATTTGTTTTCATCAGACTTTTGGAGTTAATCTTTTGCGGACTATTTGATTTGCTTGGAATGGTGAGTAATTTCAATAGACTATCAGAAGTATTACATCTGCATATATGATTCAAAGTGGCGTATACTTCAAACTTTTTAGAGAATTTTTTATCCCGTAACACATTAATGCATCCATCTATAAGTTGTGGTAGATCAGGAGAATTTGGAGCCAACTGTATTATGGTACCCAGAAGCCAGAATTCGGGGTTACTAGGACTATTCTTGatgtttatattattagatgattTGACCCACAATGACGTATCATTAGGATTACATGGGGATGAAGTTTGattcaaagaattaatCTTTAAGATGGACTTTTTTGGAGTATGTTCAAGAACTGGTAGCCGTGAACCGCAGTGTACGGCTGCAGGGGAACTGGGCAACTCACTCACTAAGTCATCCGAAAATGCAactgatttcttctttttgattggagaagaagataattcTTCTCTATACCGAACCTTTTTTGATGTAGGCTTTATTGGCGACGAATTCAATTCCATGTCCATGTAAGCTTGGTCATTCATGAACTCATCTGCCAATGGTGGGATATTAATGTAGTTCTTTTCTTCTCGCGTACTGAGTTCTCCTTTTGGTATTTTAGCCAAATTCCCATCACTGACATCTAAATCACCACTTTCAAGTTTATCCTCTGAAATGTTCATATCTATAATTGAACTGTCTGAAGTCATTTCGCTTGTAGTTTCATTGTCCTTGTCATTCTCGTTTAAACCTCTAGCAACCTCTGAATTAGTATGTGTTGATCTTGTGCGAGGAGTAAACGAATCCCTTTTTTGAATTCCATGGGACGTATCTATTGGATGTGTGCCTGACTTTGCAAATGAGCTCTCTGATGTGGAATCCACTATGCCTAAATGATTATGTGGTTTTTCCACAATTATCGGCGAGCCCAGTGACAGCAGGCCATTGATTTGCGTGTCAGAATCTACCCACATTCGATTAACCTCTCTATACCTATTATAATTGTTGGTTTAATTGTAAACTTGTGTGGAAAGTTTTTGATAAGCGAATGGTTCCatatgaaaaaaatttttggCGAGACGCGTTCTTAAGAATTTACGtttattgaaatacttATATTATACTAGACTAATTCTTAGTTTTCTTAGTAGCaggttcttcttctgtaaTAGTATCATCAGCATCACGAGATCTCTTTATACCTGAACTTTCATCGTTGGAATCTAATTCGTTCAGTTGGGGATTAGATTCAGTATTGGATTCGTCATGTAGAATTTCACTATCTCTAACCATCccttctttttcaatttcctcTATATTACTTTGGGACTCTTCCGCTATCTTTTCCACTATATTACCGTTATTGTTGTCTCCGGCGTCCTCTGTTTTTTCTTTGGTTTCTGGTTGTTCAGTAGATTCAGCAGCCTTCTCAGATACTTCAGGCATGTTCAATTCGGCACTTAACATCTGTTTGTTCAATAAGTTACCAAATTTCAACCAATTAGAGTTCCTTTGCTTTTTCAAGTGTTTCCAGGTAAGGACATTACGTTCGTCAACGAGCTGGTCCAATTCCTGTTTATCTTTTGCATCTGATATCTTTTCTGTAAGTAAGTCAATTCCCTCTTGAAATCTATCATTGTCACTTGTTTCACTATCCTTGGCTAATATCAGAATCCCTCGTTCTACTTTCATCTTTCTGGATAATTGTGGGGTTGCATAATTGTTAAAATAGCGCTTTTCCTTGAAAGGTATTATTGTTTCAGTCTTCTCTTGTGCCACTGCCAACTCGGAAGCGGTAAGCACCTTATCAACGAATAACGATTTGCCTGTGTTTGGGTCCTTTCCATATATCAACCAGCCCCACCAGAAAGTTTCATCAATAGCCATATGTTGTAATAAGAACGAAAATTGACTGTCTATGGAACGATAGCGCTTAGGTATTTctcttttaattttgaagaataatgaCACCAAACTGTCTGGAGGAGAATCATCCGTAAAGTGTTTAATATTAGCAGGGCCATTGAGcgatttcaaaaatacCTTTTTGTTTGCTGCATTTAATTCATAGTACAAGTGacaaatgaaatatatctGAATTAAACATGTTTGACGTACTTTGCTGTCATCAAACTGCTTAGACATGAAACTATAAtcttgtttcttcaattgatcaaatgAATCACCTCTTTTTTTCTCATCAAACTGTGCAAGAGAATAATGTTCTGGAaagtataatttattagcatatttttctttaagaTGCCTTTCCTCGGTCTCAGATTTTGGTGTAGGGACTGCAAACTGATCAATCTTAGGGGCAACAGATGACCAactattttcttcttccatcaaatattcataGACCTTTTTTAATGTATCCGATATTCTGGTGAGTTGTTTATGGTTGGCCGGCTTTAAAAAGTAATACGGATCACGgaacaatttatttatctGTATCACATCCTTTATAAAGCTGTCATCTCGGGATCTCGAGTTCGTAGAGAAATCTTTGACAATTCTATTAGAAGTACTGAAGTATTTGTTTAACCCGGTATTgtcttcaaaattgaaaatgttggCTATAAACATCCTCACACGATATTGAAATGTATCATTGAACGTATCCTTTTTGCACAAATCTCTTTTACCCTGTATATTTTTCTCAAAGAATCTATCTGTTAAAGTATTGCATATTTCCAAGAACGAAATTCTGTCACTAGTGACttgtttatcaaaaatcttatcttgaattaattttttacGGGTTTCCAAATAGTACCAAAATGTACTAATTGCGTTCGTTGACATGTTAAAGAGGGTTTGCAGTATCTGAGATAATAACAGGTAGAAGCTAGATTTGATAGAAGGATATGTCTCGATCACTAGATGCATCTGGAAATCCACTAATACACTTAGTCTATTATAGCTCCTAAGTTCATCAcgagaaatattaaattttccaGTTTCTATTACTTTGTCTGCCTTcacttcatcttcatttgcagtatttttcaattcttctaattgCTTGGTAAGAAATTCCTGAGCAGCTTTTTGAAAAGACATAGTCAATATGAAATCTCTAGTTTTTTCATCTAGACCTACATTAAAATTTCCTATCtcattctttaaattgTTTGCCACCTCATCATCGGTATCATCAACTTCTGTCATTGGAACATCGATTTTATAGTCAAAGTCATATTCCTTGATAATATCTTCGAAGATTTGATGTTTACCagtgaatttttcaaattcgaaggttttcaacaaataattgGAATCATCATCCGgaacaaattgatttatcaaatcaatcaatGCATTAGAACATAATTCTATAGGTTGAGCTAACCTATTATCTTCAGTCGCCATACGTTCTGCAGTTTATAGTTGGTCGTCTAGTATATTCACGTACGAAAATTGttcttgatttgaaaatatcgaaTTATGCGCAGGAAGTTAAATAAGGCCCTTTTCGATTCAAGACATAATGGTAATGATTAACAGtattatttacaaatatatacaatatatatatatagatgGGCTCATCAGGAAGCATGTCGAATCATGATTATTTTGCTTCACTTGTTTCGACTATATTTATGCCATAGATGCACACTTATACATCGAAATTTTTGGAACGATGCTTCTTTTTGTCACTTTGTCTCTTCTTATTAAATAGACGTTTTTCTTTACGGTCATCTTTTATTTCTTGCCATCTCtttttgtcttcttcaCTCGTTTCTCCTGCAAAAAATGTGTTGTCTTTGATCtcttgaatcaattttcgAAAGCATTCGTCGGTATTGGTATCTCTATTCCTGGTCGAATCACTCTGAACAAGTATTCCTCCACTCTTAGTCTCGTACCTGATTTTATTCTCATTTATTTGCGACCTTATTGGCTTTGGGATCCAGAAGCAGAATTGGGGATTGAGCCATTGATCTGGACCAAGCGCAATGGTAGCTTTCGAAGACGTCTTATTAACCTTTTGTCCACCAGGACCTGATGATCTACTGTAAGATATTTCGAATATGTTGTCTGGTACTTGAGTACTTGAGAAGTTTTCCATCCATTCTTTGGCTTTGCTTATTTCTTCTGTCGAAAATTCTGAATCTGGAGCAGTAGAGAACGCACGAACTATACCAGGGGTTACTGG
Protein-coding regions in this window:
- a CDS encoding DEHA2A02178p (similar to uniprot|P36018 Saccharomyces cerevisiae YKR014c YPT52 GTP-binding protein), with protein sequence MATSKSPPYKIVILGDSSVGKTSLVHRFTTNKFDEHTANTIGAAFITKEHHSNNNPEKKVKFEIWDTAGQERYRSLTPMYYRNAKTALVCFDLSNMEETFDKAKYWIEQLQINANDQDIKIKLIGNKNDIDSSSDPSDYISSLASTMKFYKTSAKTGEGIDELFDEVVDDIDEEFFTEYYKNQDNEANNSQRPGMINVFNSRFGDTTNNNKCC
- a CDS encoding DEHA2A02200p (similar to uniprot|P53632 Saccharomyces cerevisiae YOL115W TRF4 DNA polymerase sigma); this translates as MMVSKRKRESPPVKLKSKKQRKKTSKSGGIIPIENKYEALPSSDNESDSSLKFDFKSNSREPEMVFVESDDEEEGVVIVSDDDKPEDSEEPASKKQKFVNNELAKNQDFIEFGFSSSEEDAPERNDYDDYSDDGVLSDDESGTIHTQTTTKSLYPWIKDHDHSKQKEIADWFTMEIKDFVNYISPSEAEIMTRNRVVNQLKQQIGQFWPATELHVFGSCATDLYLPGSDIDMVVVSETGDYEHRSRLYQLSSFLRNKKLAKNIEVIAKAKVPIIKFVDPTSNIHIDISFERTNGIDAAKKIRRWLSSTPGLRELVLIVKQFLRSRKLNNVHVGGLGGYSTIILCYHFLKLHPRLSTKNMAVLDNLGSLLIEFFELYGRNFSYDNLIIAIDTETDLPKYLLKRKHPVLNTSRNPFSIIIQDPSDPANNITRSSYNLRDLKKAFGGAFQLLVDKCYELNGASYKSRIGQSILGDIIKYRGKERDFNDDRHKVTNDALINHENEEGNDDDESDGANGNNKYYFSDMTVESEEDTTFAQEIKPEDPNKKKVADFMSINVPSEDEEDDPKEKKEEDTETQDSDKQKNNLDKDIKRDYWRQKGLGL
- a CDS encoding DEHA2A02222p (weakly similar to uniprot|P47042 Saccharomyces cerevisiae YJL057c IKS1) → MSIVPYNSSNEIVYHDPNHGILVLHDNQDNTLQLVSTANEGQNNKIDLVRSEDRSSGTRYGNNNPHSHIKCPSCGFAWSEHSNIGETSKRSKSDASNELMDSLKSGPDSRKAMMKNFPEGFMHHDYFKLLGKLPYNQKPRVRSASTLPENIFNQGYFKRFFKKVPPFMLGSGAHSQVYKVVHVLNDIKLGTYAVKRISIGDKIELLEQVLNEVLILYELSIQGANENNLIRYNHVWLELGDIQDSKTYFLPDKQKNSEFDNSIPYVFILQQYCDGGHLEDLIEKVFLRELHLSAKEQLDLERQRRRSVRKNSNQKLEDMDPESKENKKFWLGCIEIWKFFRDVAKGVHYLHLHGILHRDLKPSNCLLDNKYDNNPIDNRIYGCENELNGELSKLPKVLVSDFGEGQFINKHNIPADDVSIKDVNKDEDERRGNTGTLEFTAPELWLFSNFDPSLGSERQYFINEFTYESDIYSLGLILCWLCAGILPFSHMIKGELDPQLIRDKILEWYFDLNATKFHEWFVSSVQIKPGTNEFDESCVSDFEKLIYLMIKGDDSKEPENSPPNRLLSGDVIKFLEAMKWKRFIAENEIIQDNPEEETNKFGLIPAINPSQPEEAIDPDFIYQSDDITSEDDDVHDIASSEYDDDYSVQVPTRDAFISSAVTKSNIFNFCMILGYMLNILLFDIIEYNIFYTYKLMVKILVLVLFSTDLLLLESKFARVSCLILAFSLSMALAI